GCCAATGGGACATCTGCATGTGCAGTGACCGGGTAGGCAGAGCCCGTGATGAACACTGGCTGATTGCGGTACTGTCCAGCCGGGCAATCGCCTTCGAGCAGCATGTGGAACCGCTTCAAATCCGCTTCGGCTAGGGCCGGAGCGTGGAGGAGCGAAAACATGTGGTCATAGGCTTTGGCGTGCCCGATGACGGCGAGTGCATCCCGCAGCGGACGACCACCCGCAGTAAGCCCATCTTCGAGCAGGACCTTTGTTTCGGACATCGTGTAGGTCGAACCTTCAATCGCGTTCGAAGAGTACACCAATCCGATCCGGTAAAATGCCTGCATTTCACGAAGAATATGACCGCCGAATGGCCGGAAGTCATCAACCTTGACTTTGTAGCTGTCAATTTTACCCAGTAAAAAATTCATATACTAATTTTTTGGACTTTTTTTTCAGCAGGAAATTGATCTGCACAACGCAACAAAGCATTTTCAACGCTTCGTTTCGCTTCTTCGATAACTTGCACATCATATTCTTCAAATCCATCGTCAAGCATTTCTGCAACTAAATTATTCAATTCGACTTCAACTGACTCTTGAATCTCTTTTAATCTCAAAACTACGTTTTTATTTTTCATTACAAATTCCAGTCTATTTTAGATTTACTACTTTTCTCGTCAAATCCCTGCATCGCCTTTTCCATTTCTTCATCGTTTCTTCTTTGCATTTCATCAAAAAGCATCTTAGTTTCTTCGTCTGAAAGTTCGCTTACTGCTTGCATATACTCTTCATTTTTCGAGTCGTCATTTTCAAGCATTAAACATTTTTGAATTTTTTCTTCACTTGTAACGTTTTTAGTTACTTCTTCAATATAATTTCTTTCTTTTTTCTTCTCCGGCTCCGGCTCTTGCTTTTTATCTTCAATTTGAGACAATATATAATTCCTATCAATTTGCAGTTGATAAAGCAATTCTTTTTGCATTAAATCAGCAAGCTCTTTATCATTTGTATATTCATATTGTAGACATTCGCAACCATCAACTTTGGAATACTCATAATCAATTTCTTCAATAATACCATACCGGCTTACTATATCTTTAATTTCTTGCTTTTGTTCTTTAGTTAATGTTCTTTTTTCTTTCTCTGCTTTTTTTACAACAATTTGCTGCTCAAAATTTGGTTTTTTATCCAAAAAATATACATCTGTATCTCTTTTTTTGCAGTTTTGTGTTGCTTCTTCGAGATAATTCCGGGGCCTGGGCTCCGGGGTCTTAATTTCATGCTGCTGGTCGCTTTCTTCCGGATTATTACGCAGTAACAACACGTCGAGATCAGCTCTTCGAGCGACCTCGACGACTTGAGCACGAAGGACTTCAACATCTCGACTTTGCTCATAGTTTAACCTCGACTGGAGTCGCTTCCAGCTATACGCAGTGCCCAGCTGCGACGCTTTGAAAACTTCGCCTGTCGCCTGAATGGAAAACGAAAACCCCGACATGCGCCCGGTGCTCGCGATGTTCGGCAGGGCATCCACCCCCGCCGCATCGAGCCGCTCCAGGAACTCGGCCATACTGGGCGTGTCCACCAAAGCTTGGTCAAGGGTCTGCTGCAAGACCAGCTTGGTCGGTACGCGCTCCAGGCGCAGTGCCTCTT
This sequence is a window from Spartobacteria bacterium. Protein-coding genes within it:
- a CDS encoding Fic family protein, with the protein product MNFLLGKIDSYKVKVDDFRPFGGHILREMQAFYRIGLVYSSNAIEGSTYTMSETKVLLEDGLTAGGRPLRDALAVIGHAKAYDHMFSLLHAPALAEADLKRFHMLLEGDCPAGQYRNQPVFITGSAYPVTAHADVPLA